From Stenotrophomonas maltophilia, a single genomic window includes:
- a CDS encoding glycoside hydrolase family 24 protein: protein MAQITPQQAGGVNVVAFLDMLAWSEGTDNGRQPTNNSGYDVLVGGKLFNTYRDHPRVLVRLNPKLTSTAAGRYQFLSRTWDSLRRQMGLADFGPLNQDKGCIRLIQGRGALESVKAGHIHHAIALCSKEWASLPGAGYGQHEHKFSDLLAVYRKAGGTVAP from the coding sequence ATGGCGCAGATCACTCCCCAACAGGCTGGCGGCGTGAACGTCGTGGCCTTCCTCGACATGCTGGCCTGGTCCGAGGGGACCGACAACGGCAGGCAGCCCACCAACAACAGCGGCTATGACGTGTTGGTGGGCGGCAAGCTCTTCAACACATACCGCGATCATCCGCGTGTTCTGGTTCGCCTGAACCCGAAGTTGACGTCGACGGCTGCAGGCCGCTACCAGTTCTTGTCGCGCACTTGGGACAGCCTGCGGCGCCAGATGGGTTTGGCGGACTTCGGCCCGTTGAACCAGGACAAGGGTTGTATCCGGCTGATCCAAGGGCGGGGTGCTTTGGAATCGGTCAAGGCCGGCCACATTCATCACGCGATTGCGCTGTGTTCCAAGGAATGGGCGAGCCTGCCAGGTGCGGGTTATGGCCAGCACGAGCACAAGTTCTCCGACCTGTTGGCTGTGTACCGCAAGGCCGGCGGGACGGTGGCGCCGTGA
- a CDS encoding Ref family recombination enhancement nuclease, which yields MWSKAPPPTREEGARIELAKAGPCMACLALQIQGLLEPSLVVYGCDYNHAKSGNVRRGHMEGYGLCKWHHMRHLMEGNTFATMRQIYGPSLMDGSRTFHETYGSDDELIANQTYINELRAAA from the coding sequence ATGTGGTCGAAGGCACCACCGCCGACCAGGGAAGAGGGCGCCCGGATCGAGCTGGCCAAGGCGGGCCCGTGCATGGCCTGCCTGGCGCTTCAGATACAGGGGCTGCTGGAGCCATCCCTGGTGGTCTACGGCTGCGACTACAACCACGCCAAGAGCGGGAACGTGCGGCGCGGCCACATGGAGGGCTACGGCCTCTGCAAGTGGCACCACATGCGGCATCTGATGGAGGGCAACACCTTCGCAACGATGCGCCAAATCTACGGCCCGAGCCTGATGGATGGCTCGCGGACGTTCCACGAAACATATGGCTCGGATGACGAGCTGATCGCAAACCAGACCTACATCAACGAACTGAGGGCGGCAGCATGA
- a CDS encoding helix-turn-helix domain-containing protein: MSTIIMSQCWPLQGLSVTQKAVLISLADQANDEGVCWPAIATIGKRCCMSARAVRTAMDHLEVVGLLTRERRFNSSNVYAVTPDKFNADAAAPKGKRKTAKGGDAPGAGDAPRAGGAPDAPRGAPHAGGGAPGAGLEVRPVPPNRHITLNEPSGEPSFPAGLPATPPMVESETELQAACRATWVAYATAYRDRHGVAPVRNAKVNANVKQIVQRLGREEAPAVAAWFLTVNERYVVQGLHDLGQLLARCEAYRTQWATGRQMTQASAQQQDQTQSNANAADEAKDLLRKIKGASNAQ; the protein is encoded by the coding sequence ATGTCGACCATCATCATGTCGCAGTGCTGGCCGCTGCAGGGCCTGAGCGTCACGCAGAAGGCCGTGCTGATCTCGCTGGCGGACCAGGCCAATGACGAGGGCGTGTGCTGGCCGGCCATCGCTACGATCGGAAAGCGCTGCTGCATGTCTGCGCGCGCTGTGCGCACCGCCATGGATCATCTGGAGGTGGTTGGCCTGCTGACTCGCGAGCGCAGGTTCAACAGCAGCAACGTCTATGCGGTCACGCCGGACAAGTTCAATGCCGATGCCGCCGCGCCGAAGGGCAAGCGGAAAACGGCGAAGGGTGGGGATGCACCGGGCGCAGGTGATGCGCCCCGTGCAGGGGGTGCGCCCGATGCACCCCGGGGTGCGCCCCATGCAGGAGGGGGTGCACCGGGCGCAGGTCTGGAGGTGCGCCCCGTGCCGCCTAACCGTCATATAACCCTCAATGAACCGTCAGGAGAACCGTCATTTCCGGCGGGCCTGCCGGCCACGCCGCCGATGGTGGAGTCGGAAACCGAGTTGCAGGCAGCTTGCCGTGCCACCTGGGTGGCCTACGCCACTGCGTACCGCGACCGTCACGGGGTGGCGCCGGTCCGCAACGCGAAGGTCAACGCCAACGTGAAGCAGATCGTGCAGCGGCTGGGCCGCGAGGAGGCCCCGGCGGTCGCCGCGTGGTTCTTGACCGTCAATGAGCGCTACGTGGTGCAGGGCTTGCACGACCTCGGCCAGCTGCTGGCGCGCTGCGAGGCGTACCGCACCCAGTGGGCCACCGGCCGCCAGATGACCCAGGCCAGCGCGCAGCAGCAGGACCAGACACAGTCGAACGCCAATGCGGCCGACGAGGCAAAGGATCTGCTGCGGAAGATCAAGGGGGCCAGCAATGCTCAGTGA
- a CDS encoding helix-turn-helix domain-containing protein: MDWKSHIEVLLSAGATVEQLASGMGVTPNAVREIRAGRTRSPRADAAFKLADMKPDQFGGSPLTHVTALIDTRMSKRALRARLGLGNDAHLAKVLDLPVEQVAGWPEEGALPALPQITKLLGIEERAPAAAAPHDPDADRIVSVDAA; encoded by the coding sequence ATGGACTGGAAATCCCACATCGAAGTGCTGTTGAGCGCCGGCGCAACTGTTGAACAGTTGGCTTCCGGTATGGGTGTCACTCCCAACGCAGTTCGCGAGATCCGGGCTGGGCGCACCCGATCTCCACGTGCCGACGCGGCTTTCAAGCTGGCTGACATGAAGCCCGACCAGTTCGGGGGATCTCCCCTCACTCACGTGACTGCCCTGATCGACACCCGCATGAGCAAGCGCGCGCTGCGCGCGCGGCTCGGCCTGGGCAATGACGCGCACCTGGCAAAGGTTCTGGATCTGCCGGTTGAGCAGGTGGCTGGCTGGCCCGAAGAGGGCGCGCTGCCGGCGCTGCCGCAGATCACCAAGCTCTTGGGCATCGAAGAGCGGGCGCCGGCTGCAGCCGCGCCGCACGATCCAGATGCTGACCGAATCGTTTCTGTGGACGCGGCCTGA
- a CDS encoding XRE family transcriptional regulator, producing the protein MGKELTGFCRLNQQHSVTDFCEHSGMETIGDRVKKARADARMSRSELAVATGIGYSTIAELERGGMQTSTKLRVIASALGVSLTWLETGKGTQHGLAEPQAEYVAASEIPAGYVRFRMMDAQAAGGVGVVNQDYPAVLREVDIAEWQVRSQIGFIPDEGRVQLITVRGDSMHPDVKNGDVVMVDTARGFFDGDGVYLINLNGYTMVKRLQMLPNGLHIVSTNPKYQNAVLPPDEIDTLHVAGRIVGAALMRRGEDI; encoded by the coding sequence ATGGGCAAGGAACTTACAGGATTCTGTAGGCTCAATCAACAGCATTCTGTTACAGACTTCTGTGAGCATTCCGGTATGGAAACCATTGGCGATCGAGTAAAGAAGGCCCGGGCGGATGCCCGCATGAGCAGGTCCGAGCTGGCCGTGGCGACCGGGATTGGCTACAGCACCATTGCTGAGCTGGAACGGGGCGGAATGCAGACGAGCACAAAGCTCCGCGTCATTGCGTCCGCCCTGGGCGTTTCCCTAACGTGGCTAGAGACCGGCAAGGGCACGCAACACGGCCTAGCAGAGCCCCAGGCCGAGTACGTCGCGGCGTCTGAGATTCCCGCCGGCTATGTTCGCTTCCGCATGATGGATGCGCAGGCTGCCGGGGGTGTGGGCGTGGTGAACCAGGACTATCCGGCAGTGCTGCGAGAGGTCGATATCGCCGAATGGCAGGTGCGTAGCCAGATCGGATTCATCCCCGACGAGGGGCGCGTGCAGCTGATTACCGTTCGCGGGGACTCCATGCACCCTGATGTGAAGAACGGGGACGTGGTCATGGTCGACACGGCGCGCGGCTTCTTCGACGGCGACGGGGTGTACTTGATCAACCTCAACGGCTACACCATGGTCAAGCGCCTGCAGATGCTGCCTAACGGTCTGCATATCGTCAGCACGAATCCCAAGTACCAGAACGCCGTTCTGCCACCAGATGAGATTGACACCTTGCACGTAGCTGGCCGGATCGTTGGTGCTGCACTGATGCGCCGGGGCGAGGATATCTAG
- a CDS encoding DUF1566 domain-containing protein produces the protein MNAITIRTKGDTEIQLALSPAAITNLIELAADPVASGSVTATGHTKLLADGTSAAGSDPRTDHVAVIDHATGLMWAVKSIGDSDGDPMSQADCEKACRELRLLGYDDWGMPSRAELAALVDDNRHEPAIDTALFPGVLPRWHWTSTPAAWSSASAWFVLFDDGLVSYGRRGSYGFALAVRRAGQ, from the coding sequence TTGAACGCCATCACCATTCGCACCAAGGGCGACACCGAGATCCAGCTCGCCCTTTCTCCTGCGGCGATCACCAACCTGATCGAGCTCGCCGCAGATCCCGTCGCCTCCGGCAGCGTGACCGCCACTGGCCACACCAAGCTGTTAGCCGACGGCACCAGCGCTGCCGGCAGCGACCCGCGTACCGACCACGTCGCGGTGATCGACCACGCCACCGGCCTCATGTGGGCGGTCAAGTCCATCGGCGACAGCGATGGCGACCCGATGAGCCAGGCCGACTGCGAAAAGGCATGCCGTGAGCTGCGCCTGCTGGGCTACGACGACTGGGGCATGCCGAGCCGCGCCGAACTGGCCGCCCTTGTCGATGACAACCGCCATGAGCCCGCCATCGATACCGCGCTGTTCCCGGGCGTGCTGCCGCGCTGGCACTGGACCAGCACGCCGGCCGCCTGGTCCTCGGCGTCCGCGTGGTTCGTCCTTTTCGACGACGGCCTCGTCAGCTACGGCCGCCGCGGCAGCTACGGGTTCGCGTTGGCCGTGCGTCGTGCCGGTCAGTAA
- a CDS encoding DUF1566 domain-containing protein, producing the protein MNPIIFKKIGADRNQLPDDSIDHVAVFLPDYGLTFTATNIVDSDVPHADCESAAKALDFLGHTDWDLPTIEELQLLIDRSRYSPAINTDFFKDIQNDWYWSKTPAAWSSASAWSVSFGGGYVSSLPRYGSGFALAVRRAGQ; encoded by the coding sequence ATGAACCCCATCATCTTCAAGAAGATCGGCGCCGACCGCAACCAGCTGCCGGACGATTCCATCGACCACGTCGCCGTGTTCCTGCCCGACTACGGCCTGACCTTCACCGCCACCAACATCGTGGACAGCGATGTTCCGCATGCTGACTGCGAATCCGCCGCCAAGGCCCTGGACTTCCTCGGCCACACCGACTGGGATCTGCCGACCATCGAGGAACTGCAGCTGCTGATCGACCGCAGCCGCTACTCGCCGGCCATCAACACCGACTTCTTCAAGGACATCCAGAACGACTGGTACTGGTCGAAGACCCCGGCCGCCTGGTCCTCGGCGTCCGCGTGGAGCGTCAGTTTCGGCGGCGGCTACGTCAGCAGCCTCCCCCGCTACGGCAGCGGGTTCGCGTTGGCCGTGCGTCGTGCCGGTCAGTGA
- a CDS encoding four helix bundle protein — protein sequence MAVEIENAVRRFARYHRYQIGSDLRARAQQVFINANNAWRERAEQARWVAVLVRDIDALKQLLQIGKRVGAFASFRQFEMLIRLAEELGMQAGGWRRRLREVSHAQNAQADGVAQRGKKLSTRTALAGANS from the coding sequence ATGGCGGTCGAGATCGAGAACGCCGTGCGTCGGTTCGCCCGCTACCATCGCTACCAGATCGGCAGCGACCTGCGCGCGCGTGCCCAGCAGGTGTTCATCAACGCCAACAACGCCTGGCGTGAGCGTGCTGAGCAGGCGCGATGGGTGGCGGTGCTGGTGCGGGATATCGACGCTCTCAAGCAGCTCCTGCAGATCGGCAAAAGGGTTGGCGCCTTCGCCAGCTTCCGCCAGTTTGAAATGCTTATTCGCCTGGCCGAAGAGCTGGGCATGCAGGCCGGCGGCTGGCGCCGCCGCCTGCGCGAAGTCTCCCATGCCCAGAATGCGCAAGCCGATGGCGTCGCGCAGCGTGGCAAGAAACTGAGTACCCGTACCGCCCTTGCGGGGGCCAACTCATGA
- a CDS encoding RNA-directed DNA polymerase, with translation MTTPRYPHPGCAAWSQVYGEAAAWSSASAWNVNFNNGNVNNNHRNNNGFALAVRRAGEFQGEVGLQELYQAWRRARRQKVPSFNQLRFDHRWADGLLQLQRELLAGRWEPRPSTCFVATRPKAREIHAPDFADRVVHHWLVPQLEALWEPTFIHDSYANRKGRGSHAAVRRAQQFVRQVHSGKGGGWYLQLDIANFFNSIHRPTLWRLLRTRLQRRGAPLVVQRATHALLRRSPLHAGVQYRATATEQAQVPPHKRLANAPAGRGLPIGNLSSQFFANVYLDALDQFAKHVLKAKRYLRYVDDFVLFHHDREQLAAWRDQIEDFLQDQLGLRLKAEQRLCQLTDGLDFLGYVIYPTHTLARRRVVGHLHTALAEWEGRHVQGDKLRGTPADFRELSNRIASFAGHLQHASSHRLMRRVHTRFPWLRSAARPRRFSHKAERRIHSIRWIKEVPSHD, from the coding sequence ATGACGACGCCGCGCTATCCGCATCCGGGCTGCGCGGCCTGGTCGCAAGTGTATGGGGAGGCGGCCGCCTGGTCCTCGGCGTCCGCGTGGAACGTCAATTTCAACAACGGCAACGTCAACAACAACCACCGCAACAACAACGGGTTCGCGTTGGCCGTGCGTCGTGCCGGTGAGTTTCAGGGAGAGGTAGGCCTGCAGGAGTTGTACCAGGCATGGCGGCGTGCGCGCCGCCAGAAGGTTCCGAGCTTCAACCAGCTGCGATTCGACCATCGCTGGGCCGACGGCCTGCTGCAGCTGCAGCGCGAGCTGCTGGCCGGCCGCTGGGAGCCACGGCCCTCGACGTGCTTCGTAGCAACCCGCCCGAAGGCTCGCGAGATCCATGCGCCGGACTTCGCCGACCGCGTCGTGCACCACTGGCTGGTGCCGCAGCTGGAAGCGCTGTGGGAGCCGACGTTCATCCACGACAGCTACGCCAACCGCAAGGGCCGCGGCAGCCATGCGGCTGTACGCAGGGCCCAGCAGTTCGTGCGCCAGGTGCACAGCGGCAAGGGTGGTGGTTGGTATCTGCAGCTTGACATCGCCAACTTCTTCAACAGCATCCACCGGCCTACCCTGTGGCGGCTGCTGCGTACCCGGCTGCAGCGCCGTGGCGCACCACTGGTCGTCCAGCGTGCCACCCATGCACTACTGCGCCGCTCGCCGCTACATGCCGGCGTCCAGTACCGGGCCACGGCTACCGAGCAGGCACAGGTGCCACCACACAAGCGGCTGGCCAATGCACCGGCCGGGCGTGGCCTACCGATCGGCAACCTGTCCAGCCAGTTCTTCGCCAATGTCTACCTGGACGCGCTGGACCAGTTCGCCAAGCACGTCCTCAAGGCCAAGCGCTACCTGCGCTATGTCGATGACTTCGTGCTGTTCCACCACGACCGCGAGCAGCTGGCCGCCTGGCGCGACCAGATCGAGGACTTCTTGCAAGACCAGCTCGGCCTGCGGCTGAAGGCCGAGCAGAGGCTCTGCCAGCTGACCGACGGCTTGGACTTCCTCGGATACGTGATCTACCCGACTCATACCCTGGCTCGGCGCCGGGTGGTCGGGCACCTGCACACCGCGCTGGCCGAGTGGGAAGGCAGGCACGTCCAGGGCGACAAGCTGCGCGGCACCCCAGCGGACTTCCGTGAGCTGTCTAACCGCATCGCCAGCTTCGCCGGCCATCTGCAGCACGCCAGCAGCCACCGACTGATGCGCCGTGTCCACACCCGATTCCCCTGGCTGCGCTCAGCAGCCCGTCCGCGACGGTTCAGCCACAAGGCAGAGCGGCGGATCCATTCAATCCGCTGGATCAAAGAGGTGCCCTCCCATGACTGA
- a CDS encoding tyrosine-type recombinase/integrase: MASIQRRGTSWRAEIYKDGRRESNTLPTKAQAVQWALMREAELTGARLPENTVKDALRRYADEVAPKHKGARWELARLGLLERDPLALVRLPALRPIHLAEWRERRLGQVAPASVRREMNLLQSVFKSCRKDWGWLNGDPIKDVDRPQAPASRKRRVAQEEIDRLTLALGYDGGVPETAQHRVALCFMFALETAMRAGEILGMKWSDVSAKSVTLPKTKNGDVRRVPMSARAREIISLLPQEADNVFDLDPGTRDTLFRRARDAAQIENLHFHDSRAEAIWRLSKKLDVMELARVIGHRDLKSLLIYYQTDADELADRLG; the protein is encoded by the coding sequence ATGGCATCTATCCAACGACGCGGCACCTCCTGGCGTGCCGAGATCTACAAGGACGGTCGACGCGAGTCGAACACCCTCCCCACGAAGGCGCAAGCGGTCCAGTGGGCGCTGATGCGCGAAGCCGAGCTGACGGGTGCACGCCTCCCAGAGAATACCGTGAAGGACGCCCTGCGCCGCTATGCCGATGAGGTGGCGCCTAAGCACAAGGGTGCACGGTGGGAGCTGGCCCGGCTGGGACTGCTGGAGCGGGATCCCCTGGCGCTCGTGCGCCTGCCCGCTCTTCGGCCGATCCACTTGGCCGAATGGCGCGAGCGCCGCTTAGGTCAGGTCGCACCCGCCTCCGTCCGGCGCGAGATGAACCTGCTGCAGTCGGTGTTCAAATCCTGCCGGAAGGATTGGGGATGGCTGAACGGGGACCCGATCAAGGACGTGGACCGGCCACAGGCTCCGGCCAGCCGGAAGCGCAGGGTGGCCCAGGAGGAGATCGACCGGCTGACGCTGGCGCTGGGATACGACGGCGGCGTGCCGGAGACGGCTCAGCACCGGGTCGCGCTGTGCTTCATGTTCGCCCTGGAGACAGCCATGCGCGCGGGCGAGATCTTGGGCATGAAATGGTCCGATGTGTCGGCCAAATCCGTGACCTTGCCGAAGACCAAGAACGGCGACGTTCGCCGTGTGCCAATGTCAGCCCGCGCGCGGGAGATTATCAGCCTTCTGCCGCAGGAGGCGGATAACGTTTTCGATCTGGACCCCGGCACGCGAGACACCCTTTTCCGCCGTGCGCGGGATGCCGCTCAGATCGAGAACCTGCACTTCCACGACAGCCGAGCAGAGGCGATCTGGCGGCTATCTAAGAAGCTGGACGTGATGGAGCTGGCCCGGGTTATTGGCCACCGGGACCTGAAGAGCCTCTTGATTTACTACCAGACCGACGCCGACGAGCTGGCTGACCGGCTCGGTTAG
- a CDS encoding GNAT family N-acetyltransferase, whose product MSTLPGMPASNVPSLPDTLPARLRPLRTDDAAAWSRYLSLPGVIEHTSWGDISEHALRQQVARYMPGGPDQRWALADAEDGLIGTIGLNGIDLLHGRAELAYDLDPHWQGQGLATHAARAVLDWGHAVRRLVRIQATVLDSNARSIAVLERLGMQREGLLHAYRHVRGHPRNFWLFAHLEGAVTSPR is encoded by the coding sequence GTGTCCACACTGCCCGGCATGCCTGCGTCGAATGTGCCGTCACTTCCAGACACCTTGCCCGCACGTCTGCGCCCCCTGCGGACCGATGATGCGGCCGCATGGTCCCGCTACCTCTCTCTGCCGGGCGTGATCGAACACACCAGCTGGGGCGACATCTCGGAACACGCCTTGCGCCAGCAGGTCGCCCGCTATATGCCGGGCGGCCCCGATCAGCGCTGGGCGCTGGCCGATGCCGAGGACGGGTTGATCGGCACCATCGGCTTGAACGGCATCGATCTCCTGCACGGCCGCGCCGAGCTCGCGTATGACCTCGACCCGCATTGGCAGGGACAAGGGCTGGCCACCCATGCGGCGCGCGCAGTGCTCGACTGGGGGCACGCAGTACGCCGCCTGGTCCGCATCCAGGCGACTGTCCTCGACAGCAATGCCCGCTCGATCGCCGTGCTGGAGCGTCTCGGCATGCAGCGGGAGGGGCTGCTGCACGCCTATCGTCATGTACGAGGCCACCCTCGCAATTTCTGGCTGTTTGCCCATCTCGAAGGTGCGGTCACGTCCCCCCGCTGA
- a CDS encoding GGDEF domain-containing protein, translating into MTLRAALFFVVTHALVIALIGPQDPVGSYLMLITAPLLAALACARRARDSRAACKWRMLGAAVALFSLALLALLYRNVAGLDPAQMTVSSLILYVFYRIPLTYVAASPGGGSRAIRAVDLAIIALLWLLYYVHTQAMAPLNPALWTQCLKTMSSVQNSLVFCFALIRFIAEDNPDRRDFFRTLTLYAAGYFLLALYINTYQPQLPDGSWGDLLISGLFVLLAVMAGSRRRRPAAEISLALRRIVDAGVPLMLPLLLMMVALLVARLQPTLATVGFLGALLGYALRSVLSQVDIQRQRDELETLARRDALTGLGNRRSFDESLGAAHRRARRQGLGLAVLMIDIDHFKRLNDTYGHPEGDRRLRAVASILDGCLQRGDDLLARYGGEEFIAALPSAEAMHALELGERLRAAVESAALPAADGQVTISVGVAWQAAGDEREPSDLVAHADQALYRAKRDGRNCVHLAPAPGTAEAPSGQRA; encoded by the coding sequence ATGACGTTGCGTGCTGCACTGTTTTTTGTGGTCACGCACGCGCTCGTCATTGCCTTGATCGGCCCGCAGGATCCGGTCGGCTCCTACCTGATGCTGATCACCGCCCCATTGCTGGCCGCACTGGCCTGCGCGCGGCGTGCACGTGACAGCCGCGCGGCCTGCAAATGGCGGATGCTTGGCGCCGCCGTCGCGCTGTTCTCGCTTGCACTGCTGGCCCTGCTGTACCGCAACGTGGCCGGCCTCGATCCCGCGCAGATGACCGTGTCATCGCTGATCCTGTACGTGTTCTACCGGATTCCCCTGACCTACGTGGCCGCCAGCCCGGGAGGCGGAAGCCGCGCCATCCGTGCGGTGGACCTGGCAATCATCGCGCTGCTGTGGCTGCTGTACTACGTGCACACCCAGGCCATGGCCCCTCTGAACCCCGCGTTGTGGACGCAGTGCCTGAAGACGATGAGCAGCGTGCAGAACAGCCTGGTGTTCTGCTTCGCACTGATCCGCTTCATTGCCGAGGACAATCCCGACCGCCGTGATTTCTTCCGGACACTGACCCTCTACGCGGCGGGCTACTTCCTGCTGGCGCTCTACATCAACACCTACCAGCCACAACTGCCCGATGGCAGCTGGGGGGACCTGCTGATCAGCGGACTGTTCGTGCTGCTGGCAGTGATGGCCGGCAGCCGTCGTCGCCGCCCCGCGGCGGAGATTTCCCTCGCGCTGCGGCGCATCGTCGATGCCGGCGTGCCGTTGATGCTGCCCCTGCTGCTGATGATGGTGGCGCTGCTGGTCGCCCGCCTGCAGCCGACCCTGGCCACGGTGGGCTTCCTGGGCGCCCTGCTCGGCTATGCCCTGCGCAGTGTGCTGAGCCAGGTCGACATCCAGCGCCAGCGCGATGAACTGGAAACGCTGGCCCGGCGCGATGCGCTCACCGGGCTGGGCAACCGGCGCAGCTTCGATGAATCACTCGGCGCGGCCCACCGCCGTGCCCGCCGCCAGGGCCTGGGCCTGGCGGTGCTGATGATCGACATCGATCACTTCAAGCGGCTCAATGATACCTATGGGCACCCGGAGGGTGACCGCCGCCTGCGCGCGGTTGCCTCGATCCTCGACGGTTGCCTGCAGCGCGGCGATGACCTGCTGGCCCGCTACGGCGGCGAGGAGTTCATCGCCGCCCTGCCCTCGGCCGAGGCAATGCACGCGCTGGAGCTGGGCGAACGGCTGCGCGCCGCCGTCGAAAGCGCCGCACTGCCGGCTGCCGACGGCCAGGTGACCATCAGCGTGGGCGTGGCGTGGCAGGCCGCCGGCGATGAGCGCGAACCCAGTGACCTGGTCGCTCACGCCGACCAGGCCCTGTACCGCGCCAAGCGTGACGGGCGCAACTGCGTGCACCTCGCCCCGGCGCCCGGCACCGCCGAGGCCCCGTCCGGCCAGCGCGCCTAG
- a CDS encoding methyl-accepting chemotaxis protein: protein MLIPGFTAGAQAPAELHTRWSPWRALLGALAPQQRTRTEPAATHRAELEAQVAALHRVQAVIEFALDGTILQANDNFLQAMGYRLDEIQGKHHSLFVDPELARSAEYRDFWARLGRGEYDAGQYRRFGKGQREIWIQASYNPVLDQQGRPYKVVKFATDITAQKLQAADSAGQLAAIAKSQAVIEFSMDGRILSANDNFLATTGYNLDEVRGQHHSLFVEPGHRSSDEYRQFWEKLGRGEYDAGQYRRLGKGGREVWIQASYNPILDLNGKPFKVVKYATDITAQVHENQAMQRAVAQTREVVAAAKQGDLTRRVATADKQGAIAELCDGVNSLVEAMAAIIGQIKFAADTIAVGATEIAQGNSDLSQRTEQQAASLEETAVSMKGLAETVQRTATNARQASQLAGGAADVAARGGSVVHEVVETMAVINASSRRIVDIIGVIDGIAFQTNILALNAAVEAARAGEHGRGFAVVATEIRELSQRSASAAKEIKQLIDESVANVGAGTAQVESAGRTMDEIVTNVRRVSDLMTEISTASQQQSDDIQQMNHAVDLIDQGTQQNAALVEEASAAARSMEEQSAHLLQTVASFRVQEGAGHAHGVPALRAV from the coding sequence ATGCTCATTCCAGGCTTCACGGCGGGCGCGCAGGCGCCGGCCGAGCTGCATACCCGTTGGTCGCCGTGGCGTGCGCTGCTGGGCGCGCTGGCCCCGCAGCAGCGCACCCGCACCGAGCCGGCGGCGACCCACCGCGCCGAGCTCGAAGCCCAGGTTGCGGCGTTGCACCGCGTGCAGGCGGTCATCGAGTTCGCACTCGACGGCACCATCCTGCAGGCCAATGACAACTTCCTGCAGGCGATGGGCTACCGGCTGGATGAGATCCAGGGCAAGCACCATTCGCTGTTCGTCGATCCCGAACTGGCACGCAGCGCGGAATACCGTGATTTCTGGGCGAGGCTCGGGCGCGGCGAGTACGATGCCGGGCAGTACCGTCGCTTCGGCAAGGGCCAGCGCGAGATCTGGATCCAGGCGTCGTACAACCCGGTGCTTGACCAGCAGGGGCGGCCGTACAAGGTGGTCAAGTTCGCCACCGACATCACGGCGCAGAAGCTGCAGGCGGCCGATTCCGCGGGGCAGCTGGCGGCGATTGCAAAGTCGCAGGCGGTGATCGAGTTCAGCATGGATGGCCGCATCCTCTCGGCCAACGACAACTTCCTCGCCACCACCGGCTACAACCTTGATGAGGTGCGTGGCCAGCATCATTCGCTGTTCGTCGAGCCGGGGCATCGCAGCAGCGATGAATACCGCCAGTTCTGGGAAAAGCTCGGGCGCGGCGAATACGATGCCGGGCAGTACCGCCGCCTCGGCAAGGGCGGGCGTGAAGTCTGGATCCAGGCTTCCTACAATCCGATCCTCGACCTCAACGGCAAGCCGTTCAAGGTCGTCAAGTACGCTACCGACATCACCGCGCAGGTGCATGAGAACCAGGCGATGCAGCGTGCGGTTGCGCAGACCCGCGAGGTGGTGGCCGCAGCCAAGCAGGGCGATCTCACCCGGCGCGTGGCCACGGCCGACAAGCAGGGTGCGATCGCCGAACTGTGCGACGGCGTGAACTCACTGGTCGAAGCGATGGCCGCGATCATCGGCCAGATCAAGTTCGCCGCCGATACCATCGCGGTCGGTGCGACCGAGATCGCCCAGGGCAACAGCGACCTGTCGCAGCGTACCGAGCAGCAGGCGGCGTCGCTGGAGGAAACCGCGGTGTCGATGAAGGGGCTCGCCGAGACGGTGCAGCGCACCGCCACCAACGCGCGCCAGGCCAGCCAGCTGGCCGGTGGGGCGGCCGATGTCGCCGCGCGGGGCGGCAGCGTGGTGCATGAGGTGGTGGAGACGATGGCGGTGATCAATGCATCTTCGCGGCGCATCGTCGACATCATCGGAGTGATCGATGGCATCGCCTTCCAGACCAACATCCTCGCACTGAATGCCGCCGTGGAGGCTGCGCGTGCCGGCGAACATGGCCGCGGCTTCGCGGTGGTCGCCACCGAGATCCGCGAGCTGTCGCAGCGTTCGGCCAGCGCCGCCAAGGAGATCAAGCAGCTGATCGATGAGTCGGTGGCCAACGTCGGGGCCGGTACCGCCCAGGTCGAGAGTGCCGGCCGCACCATGGACGAGATCGTGACCAACGTGCGCCGGGTCAGCGATCTGATGACCGAGATCAGCACCGCCTCGCAACAGCAGAGCGATGACATCCAGCAGATGAACCATGCGGTGGACCTGATCGACCAGGGCACCCAGCAGAACGCGGCCCTGGTCGAAGAGGCTTCGGCTGCCGCGCGCAGCATGGAGGAGCAGTCGGCGCACCTGTTGCAGACCGTGGCCAGCTTCCGTGTCCAGGAAGGTGCTGGCCATGCGCATGGGGTACCGGCGCTGCGCGCGGTCTAG